A part of Cryptococcus gattii WM276 chromosome G, complete sequence genomic DNA contains:
- a CDS encoding Hypothetical Protein (Similar to TIGR gene model, INSD accession AAW44741.1), whose translation MGSELRTGSEDCFDDDDFPAAPGGKKRKVPAYGQVKSADEINDTKPSAPLFPLKHRFPRTPAYSLCEFRKGLFLRRKAAFIALYIDAQTAINASSLKHKSTLPDVTSFEKLLPSLEDVGVNSWTPDRSGWREDRAESWRIRCGRKKSGSTMRVERKGWAPEGSFEFEMECQASASIRARAREQAALLKLAYELRGVVLATNKPAPVTRASSSTEDKPPSKNKRKLDKKAELPLVTPQVASPPLSQTPSRDGSVKTKKKSKKKKRSVLANQSNPHHVDNYRPSRTVSPHKDPYEPWPNHFDLISPPSMRFLATRPQRATVPLPGAPQRRVTVRPSEEDYICCFCEYDLYYGSEKARKRAIRRRRRELKRKEAIKAKAKNVAEGKGVFKDDSEEDDEDDECDDDGHGQCT comes from the exons ATGGGAAGCGAGCTGCGAACAGGGAGCGAAGACTGCTTCGACGATGACGACTTTCCAGCGGCTCCTGGTGGCAAGAAACGCAAGGTACCAGCCTACGGGCAGGTGAAGAGCGCCGACGAGATCAACGATACAAAGCCATCAGCGCCGCTCTTTCCACTCAAACATCGATTTCCACGCACTCCAGCTTATTCTCTTTGCGAATTTCGTAAAGGTTTATTTCTTCGGCGAAAAGCGGCGTTCATTGCTCTCTATATCGACGCTCAGACCGCCATCAATGCCAGTTCTCTCAAGCATAAGTCGACTTTACCAGACGTCACTAGCTTTGAGAAGCTTCTACCGTCACTAGAAGATGTTGGGGTTAATTCTTGGACTCCGGATAGATCTggatggagagaagatAGAGCAGAATCCTGGAGAATAAGGTGTGGTAGAAAGAAGTCGGGCTCAACCATGCGTGTCGAGCGTAAAGGATGGGCACCTGAGGGTAGTTTTGAGTTTGAGATGGAATGCCAAG CGTCTGCATCTATACGAGCTCGTGCCCGGGAGCAGGCGGCTCTGTTGAAATTGGCTTATGAGTTGAGAGGGGTAGTCTTGGCAACAAATAAACCGGCGCCCGTCACCAGAGCATCGAGCAGCACAGAGGACAAACCACCCAGCAAGAATAAGCGAAAGCTAGATAAGAAAGCTGAGCTTCCACTCGTTACTCCTCAAGTAGCTTCCCCACCCTTGTCGCAAACACCATCCAGGGATGGCTCTGTCAAGACTAAGAAAAAGTcgaagaaaaagaagagaagcGTTCTGGCAAATCAGAGTAATCCCCATCATGTCGATAACT ACCGCCCCTCTCGTACCGTGTCTCCGCATAAAGATCCATATGAACCTTGGCCTAACCACTTCGATCTTATATCTCCCCCATCAATGCGTTTTCTTGCAACTCGGCCTCAGCGAGCCACTGTCCCTTTACCCGGGGCTCCACAACGTCGCGTGACCGTACGGCCCAGCGAGGAGGATTACATTTGCTGCTTTTGCGAATATGACCTATATTACGGTTCCGAGAAAGCTCGGAAACGCGCCATCCGGAGAAGGCGGCGGGAGCTGAAAAGAAAGGAAGCTATTAAGGCGAAGGCGAAGAATGTGGCTGAAGGGAAGGGTGTTTTCAAGGACGATTctgaagaggatgatgaagatgacgaaTGTGATGACGATGGTCATGGGCAGTGCACGTGA
- a CDS encoding RNA-3'-phosphate cyclase, putative (Similar to TIGR gene model, INSD accession AAW44736.1) has translation MQPGPSKDILRFTGHRHLRQRILLSILSGKSMRIDGIRSDDVHIGLRDYEVNLLRLVEKVTNGSTIEISVTGTSFILHPGLLPGGSFTHSCHIGRSIGYYLEVLLPLAPFCKKPFNITLYGVTGEEGRDMTVDMIRTVTLPHLHLFGISDGLELQIKKRGSAPLGGGQVFFKCPVVRQLNTLHFVDKGKIKKIRGVSYSTRVSPQFANRMVESARSVLNRYVPDVYLYTDVYKGDDSGKSPGYGLTLVTQSTTSVVHSAESLSVAGEVTTPEDVALFASRLLLEELSRGGCIDSKHQWLVALLMALGKEDVSKCLFGSLTPYTIQFFRDMFAFFGTKYKLSEESSGEVLVSCIGTGYSNVNKSMA, from the exons ATGCAGCCTGGCCCTTCGAAAGATATCTTGCGGTTCACCGGCCACAGACACCTTCGACAGCgcattcttctttccatcctttccGGCAAATCTATGCGAATTGATGGCATACGCTCAGATGATGTTCACATTGGGCTCAGAGACTATGAAGTTAATCTTCTGAGACTAGTGGAAAAGGTCACTAATGGAAGCACGATTGAGATATCTGTCACAG GTACTTCATTTATTCTTCATCCCGGATTATTACCTGGGGGCAGTTTTACCCACAGCTGCCATATTGGTCGATCAATAGGATATTATCTGGAAGTATTGCTCCCTCTTGCCCCTTTTTGTAAGAAGCCGTTTAATATCACACTGTATGGCGTCACTGGTGAAGAGGGACGTGACATGACT GTTGATATGATTCGGACTGTCACACTTCCACATTTACATCTTTTTGGAATTTCAGACGGACTCGAACTACAGATCAAAAAGAGAGGATCCGCTCCCCTTGGCGGCGGGCAAGTCTTTTTCAAATGCCCTGTTGTTAGGCAGTTGAATACATTACATTTCGTTGATAAAGGCAAAATAAAAAAGATCCGAGGAGTCTC TTACTCCACTCGTGTTTCTCCACAATTTGCCAATCGCATGGTGGAATCCGCGCGATCAGTATTGAACAGATATGTTCCCGACGTGTATCTCTATACGGATGTTTATAAAGGAGATGACTCCGGAAA ATCTCCTGGCTATGGCCTAACTTTGGTTACGCAAAGTACAACTTCTGTTGTACACTCTGCAGAATCTCTCTCAGTTGCGGGAGAAGTTACAACCCCTGAAGACGTTGCTTTATTTGCCAGCCGTCTTCTTTTAGAAGAACTTAGCCGTGGGGGTTGCATTGATAGTAAACACCAGTGGCTCGTGGCATTGCTCATGGCCCTCGGAAAAGAAGATGTCAGCAAGTGTCTGTTCGGTAGTTTGACACCGTATAC TATTCAGTTTTTCCGCGATATGTTCGCTTTCTTTGGGACGAAGTACAAACTTTCAGAAGAGTCTTCCGGAGAGGTATTGGTTAGCTGTATTGGCACCGGCTATAGCAATGTCAACAAGTCTATGGCTTAA
- a CDS encoding Hypothetical Protein (Similar to TIGR gene model, INSD accession AAW44750.1) gives MLSRIQLAAALVEYDNDDDIQFSNPSQSPRNWRDSAIFTPFIQAQQEERRRKILAQPPPVLPGFSCQTTGTSNNNEELPEPHLDTGITEDLEENIVDNSDIDVGDWGLPSHLVSEPTPLRPEHFRRRAISQPLSTLSDQNSSKLLVLDDLTEHGSQFGLRDDSERRASLDQYKTRQGWTESQSLDPALRRLTAMGLQDGVRPELRGGRISDPSMIPSPNSHSLDSPSPTATLRPLNRNFATTSKQQLDTFGEREILNDSEPNPFTLPAPRPHSVSIFVPKSLGERRKSSLNSTNGFALDSRLHNSLVLSSAAVPERSSTPLKNGNSLTELGQEYSEIPTPRQFGRPLMPPRYSTSAVTQINRSSLRPNVLVMPRPLVDSEGSLHPDVKVPDGFVRGDKPLPAEAKTKGRRPGLPLSLSQKTFRSSLLVDGKRDYEEYFVGSSEIEGEMGVSSRDITSDAIQRRPGKLYGKSLIDELEARKAMMKGKRRVFTGDSRPAMMSRSTMFFEPSSMVPPSTDMIADPRYSIESRPSTLHSPEDRPLIRSDKIDDGQRMNPSDSNQRDTKGRSIFGVDHIWEMEMAKLKSMLDEGAGSGKIEAPLGHKEDKEIETMVDFREKNGDTGYNAMARHQSTPPVASRQESSSSLGTATSLNSSMPGEEAQECSVSAGPEEAESILQDKHSSPLSEEYSDEDVPLSKIALRSTASKEGSSIGNKARYTPSASPPLTDSEEDVPLSQLALRYSRPSSTKGEAVSEITAPSRLQASPSTDNDGYDEDEDDLPLAVRQAQAKGLAPPSRAEIIEDELPLGYKHVEAVQRQMAQRHTVGGTWGSILNDVNHLGAGIGTHNPYMMWGAPGHLTTLGLPPALMSSSTPSMPNFNVSESKEIFSSCASNIDNWRHEVRPPSERMRTGDDGRDTRVVKHMTS, from the exons ATGCTTTCACGCATTCAGCTAGCCGCTGCCCTGGTTG AATACGATAATGACGATGACATACAATTCAGTAATCCATCTCAGTCTCCTCGCAACTGGAGAGACTCTGCCATCTTCACGCCTTTCATACAGGCTCAGCAGGAGGAGCGCCGTCGCAAAATCTTAGCTCAACCACCTCCGGTGTTGCCAGGTTTTTCATGTCAAACAACGGGTACTTCAAATAACAATGAAGAACTTCCAGAACCCCATTTAGATACAGGGATTACTGAAGATCTGGAAGAAAATATTGTCGATAATAGCGATATCGATGTCGGTGACTGGGGACTTCCTTCGCATCTCGTTTCTGAGCCAACCCCACTTCGTCCGGAACATTTTAGACGACGTGCCATCTCGCAACCACTCTCGACGCTTTCTGATCAAAATTCCTCCAAACTTCTTGTCCTTGATGACCTTACAGAACATGGTTCCCAATTTGGCCTGAGAGACGACAGCGAAAGAAGGGCGTCACTGGATCAATACAAAACTCGCCAAGGTTGGACAGAGTCCCAGAGCCTCGATCCAGCTCTGCGGCGACTCACTGCCATGGGTCTTCAAGATGGCGTGCGGCCGGAATTAAGAGGCGGGAGAATCTCGGATCCTAGTATGATTCCTTCGCCAAACTCGCATTCGCTAGACTCGCCTTCGCCAACTGCCACCTTGAGACCTCTCAATCGCAACTTTGCCACAACATCAAAACAGCAACTAGACACCTttggagaaagagagatTCTCAATGACTCAGAGCCCAATCCCTTTACCTTGCCTGCTCCTCGGCCGCACTCAGTGTCAATATTTGTTCCTAAAAGTCTAGGAGAGCGACGCAAATCTAGCCTCAACTCAACAAATGGGTTTGCACTGGACTCTAGGTTACATAACAGCTTGGTGTTATCCTCTGCGGCAGTACCCGAGCGATCATCAACCCCTTTGAAGAATGGCAATTCTCTGACAGAATTAGGGCAGGAATATAGCGAGATTCCCACACCGAGGCAGTTTGGACGCCCTCTAATGCCCCCTCGATACAGCACCTCTGCTGTGACACAGATTAATCGAAGTTCTTTACGACCGAATGTCCTAGTTATGCCTAGGCCCTTGGTTGACTCGGAAGGGTCCTTGCATCCTGATGTAAAGGTTCCTGATGGCTTTGTTCGAGGTGATAAACCTCTTCCTGCCGAAGCGAAAACCAAAGGGCGTAGGCCTGGGCTGCCTTTGAGTCTTAGTCAGAAAACATTCAGGAGTAGTTTACTGGTCGACGGGAAGAGGGATTATGAAGAGTACTTTGTGGGAAGTTCCGAGATTGAAGGCGAGATGGGTGTTTCGAGCAGAGATATTACCAGTGATGCAATTCAGCGGCGGCCGGGGAAGCTGTATGGGAAAAGCTTGATAGACGAGCTTGAGGCCAGGAAAGCTATGATGAAAGGGAAGCGGAG GGTCTTCACAGGCGATTCTAGACCTGCGATGATGAGTCGCTCGACCATGTTCTTTGAACCGTCGTCTATGGTTCCTCCGAGCACGGACATGATCGCGGATCCTCGTTATTCTATAGAGAGTCGTCCATCTACTTTGCACTCCCCTGAAGATCGACCGTTGATACGGTCAGACAAGATCGACGATGGTCAGCGCATGAATCCAAGTGATTCCAATCAAAGAGATACGAAAGGACGCTCTATTTTTGGAGTAGATCATATTTGGGAAATGGAAATGGCCAAGCTCAAGTCTATGCTGGACGAGGGTGCTGGCTCCGGGAAGATTGAAGCTCCTCTGGGCCATAAGGAAGATAAGGAAATAGAAACGATGGTCGACTTCAGAGAAAAGAATGGAGATACAGGATATAATGCCATGGCAAGGCATCAGTCAACTCCACCCGTCGCGTCTAGGCAGGAATCAAGTTCTTCACTCGGAACGGCGACATCTCTTAATTCTTCTATGCCAGGGGAGGAAGCCCAAGAGTGCAGTGTTTCGGCTGGACCTGAAGAAGCCGAGTCTATTTTGCAAGACAAACATTCTTCGCCGCTTTCCGAGGAATATTCTGATGAAGATGTGCCTCTTTCAAAGATTGCCCTTCGCTCAACCGCTTCAAAGGAAGGCTCATCCATAGGCAACAAAGCAAGGTATACTCCATCTGCATCACCTCCCCTTACAGAttcagaagaagacgtTCCGCTTTCCCAACTTGCGCTCAGATATTCACGCCCATCGTCCACGAAAGGCGAGGCGGTAAGCGAAATAACAGCCCCATCAAGGCTTCAagcttctccttccaccGATAATGATGGATatgacgaagatgaagatgatctCCCGCTTGCTGTACGCCAAGCCCAAGCAAAAGGTCTCGCGCCTCCAAGCCGGGCGGAGATCATCGAAGATGAGCTTCCCCTTGGGTACAAGCATGTCGAAGCTGTTCAACGACAAATGGCACAGAGGCACACGGTCGGCGGGACGTGGGGAAGCATTCTGAATGATGTCAATCATTTAGGAGCTGGGATTGGAACCCATAACCCATACATGATGTGGGGTGCACCCGGCCATCTGACTACTCTGGGCTTGCCGCCGGCGCTCATGAGCTCAAGTACGCCATCGATGCCTAATTTCAATGTATCAGAAAGCAAGGAAATATTCTCCTCTTGTGCTTCAAACATTGATAATTGGAGGCATGAAGTACGACCACCTTCAGAGAGAATGAGGACTGGAGACGACGGAAGAGACACGCGTGTTGTCAAACATATGACGAGCTGA
- a CDS encoding Glucose-6-phosphate 1-dehydrogenase, putative (Similar to TIGR gene model, INSD accession AAW44738.1) produces the protein MSAPSNKSGSIPSMEASGEALKDETVVIVLGASGDLAKKKTFPALYALFAQGFLPKDVHIVGYARTKMDKDEFHKRQVQYIKGDQEKIKQFQELSSYVSGPYDQDAGYQELLKHVEELEGNRETRNRIFYMALPPSVFTTVAKGLKKNCYSTRGTNRIIIEKPFGKDLESCRQMMSELKSEWAENETYRIDHYLGKEMVKNLLVLRFGNIFLDASFNKNYISNVQITFKEPFGTEGRGGYFDEFGIIRDVCQNHLMQALSILAMERPVSFSAEDIRDEKVKVLRCIPAIDRKDVLFGQYVGAGDKPGYLEDDTVPKDSKCPTFAAMTLWINNPRWEGVPFIMKAGKALNEAKVEIRVQYKDATQGIFMDIPRDELVMRIQPDEAVYLKMNNKLPGFHTRAVPVELDLTYKKRFTDANIPQAYEALILDALKGDHSNFVRDDELDVAWKIFTPILHWIDSKDAPKPEPYPYGSRGPKEIDEFTAKYGFKRSPQTYSWPKTSANL, from the exons ATGTCGGCGCCTTCTAACAAATCTGGCTCCATTCCTTCCATGGAGGCATCGGGTGAAGCTCTCAAAGACGAGACTGTCGTTATCGTGCTGGGGGCTAGTGGTGACCTTGCCAAAAAGAAGACCTTCCCTGCCCTTTATGCTCTCTTCGCTCAGGGCTTTTTGCCTAAGGATGTTCACATTGTTGGATATGCGAGAACCA AAATGGATAAGGATGAATTCCACAAGCGCCAAGTTCAATACATCAAGGGCGACCAGGAAAAGATCAAGCAATTCCAAGAACTATCGTCCTACGTGTCTGGTCCTTACGACCAGGATGCTGGTTATCAAGAGCTTCTCAAACATGTAGAGGAGCTTGAAGGCAACAGGGAAACCCGCAACCGCATTTTCTACATGGCTCTTCCCCCTTCAGTTTTCACTACCGTTGCCAAGGGTCTCAAGAAGAATTGCTACTCTACTCGAGGTACCAACCGTATCATCATTGAAAAGCCTTTCGGCAAGGATCTCGAGTCATGCCGCCAAATGATGAGCGAGCTTAAGTCCGAGTGGGCGGAAAACGAAACCTATCGCATCGATCACTACCTCGGCAAAGAGATGGTCAAGAACCTACTTGTTCTCCGCTTTGGTAATATCTTCCTCGACGCTTCTTTCAACAAAAATTATATCAGCAACGTCCAGATCACCTTCAAAGAGCCTTTCGGCACCGAGGGCCGTGGGGGATACTTTGACGAATTTGGAATTATTCGTGATGTTTGCCAGAACC ATCTCATGCAGGCTTTGTCGATACTCGCTATGGAACGACCCGTTTCTTTTTCTGCCGAGGATATCCGGGATGAGAAG GTCAAGGTTCTCCGTTGCATCCCTGCTATCGACCGCAAGGACGTTCTTTTCGGTCAATACGTCGGCGCTGGCGACAAGCCAGGCTATCTTGAAGATGACACCGTACCCAAAGACTCTAAATGTCCCACATTTGCTGCTATGACCTTGTGGATTAATAACCCACGATGGGAAGGGGTCCCCTTCATCATGAAAGCAGGAAAAG CTTTGAACGAGGCCAAAGTGGAGATTCGTGTGCAGTACAAAGATGCCACGCAGGGTATTTTCATGGATATTCCTCGGGATGAGCTTGTCATGCGCATTCAACCTGATGAAGCTGTATACCTCAAAATGAACAACAAGCTTCCTGGATTCCACACGCGTGCTGTTCCTGTCGAACTTGACCTCACCTACAAGAAGCGATTCACGGACGCCAACATCCCTCAAGCCTACGAAGCTCTCATTCTCGATGCACTCAAGGGTGATCACTCGAACTTCGTTCGTGATGACGAGCTGGACGTTGCCTGGAAGATCTTTACCCCCATCCTCCATTGGATCGACAGTAAAG ATGCGCCTAAGCCAGAGCCGTACCCCTATGGTTCCCGAGGCCCCAAGGAAATCGACGAATTCACGGCTAAATACGGATTCAAGCGTAGCCCGCAGACCTA TTCATGGCCCAAGACGTCTGCAAATCTTTGA
- a CDS encoding Peroxisomal membrane protein, putative (Similar to TIGR gene model, INSD accession AAW44748.1) → MGDSVIHAFAGSVGGCAAMALTYPLVTLSTRAAVQTKKEHMTVKEALVKAYIEEGIGGLYSGLGSSLFGIALTNGVYYAFYEETRSALIRRRSKTPASSGGLTTKEGIIAGLVAGSITTIVTNPIWTVQTAQATYTADPLSKTDKKQDIKPSAMRVVKGIIEKDGIKGLWRGIGPALVLVVNPVIQYTTFERLVTALLKYRLLSHGATPVGKTALGRSSLSDWDFFILGAASKLVATSSTYPYQAATHQYKSSFRAILHILRAEGVSGLYAGLTLKLLQSVLTAAFMFAAQRRIYVLVKYLLNLSVRKRKAVVALG, encoded by the exons ATGGGCGACTCTGTTATTCATGCTTTTGCAGGCTCCGTGGGAGGATGTGCTGCGATG GCGCTGACCTA CCCATTGGTGACCCTTTCCACTCGCGCCGCTGTTCAAACTAAGAAGGAACACATG ACCGTCAAAGAAGCACTGGTCAAAGCCTACATAGAGGAAGGTATAGGTGGATTGTATTCAGGCCTGGGCAGTTCTCTTTTTGGTATTGCCCTCACGAATGGCGTTTACTATGCTTTTT ACGAAGAGACGCGTTCAGCTTTGATTCGTCGTAGAAGTAAAACCCCAGCCTCCAGCGGTGGCTTAACCACTAAAGAAGGCATCATTGCTGGTTTGGTGGCAG GCTCAATCACTACGATTGTCACTAACCCAATCTGGACTGTACAGACTGCTCAAGCTACGTATACTGCAGACCCTTTGTCGAAGACAGATAAGAAGCAAGATATCAAGCCATCAGCAATGCGAGTAGTTAAGGGCATAATCGAGAAAGATGGGATCAAGGGTCTATGGAGAGGTATCGGACCCGCTTTGGTGCTGGTTGTCAACCCAGTGATTCAG TATACCACGTTTGAAAGGCTAGTGACTGCTCTCCTTAAATACAGACTTCTATCGCATGGTGCTACTCCTGTTGGGAAAACAGCTTTGGGCAGAAGCTCTCTTAGTGATTGGGACTTTTTCATTCTGGGCGCGGCAAGCAAGCTTGTTGCGACTAGCTCCACATATCCATAC CAAGCCGCCACTCACCAGTATAAGTCCTCCTTCAGAGCTATTCTGCACATCTTACGGGCCGAAGGGGTCTCCG GTCTGTATGCCGGGCTGACACTCAAGCTCCTTCAATCGGTCCTCACGGCAGCTTTCATGTTTGCAGCCCAGCGACGTATTTATGTATTGGTGAAATAT CTGTTGAACCTTTCTGTTCGCAAACGAAAGGCTGTTGTGGCGTTAGGTTGA
- a CDS encoding Mannosyl-oligosaccharide 1,2-alpha-mannosidase, putative (Similar to TIGR gene model, INSD accession AAW44752.1), producing the protein MGRSLSPKPTGRTMPYTPAYPSSSSDPEKGLPASPSSLARHMLVPRKPRWILGGLFICGVVLYYMNSNRHEKTWGPGGSWDAEGDDSMAGWEPTDDKNEPLIYSDYIVDDQGNHFIKGWQQPITPIHPDVDLLPRAPSIFPYLNVSESEQPEEKIFPESDLRQIISEPPELPEEQSNSMPEGTWSQKWSGPEVWDQPRREMKRVQWEGFAGGRDRWESENERKVREERKDAVKRGFKHAWEAYKRHAWGHDEIRPVSLTASDPFNGWGATIVDSLDTLLLMGFSNEYNLCRPHINQLNFHWVNGRDWSAGYVSEDLSGSGEVFALNRDKSVRLPVFETGIRYLGGLLGAYDLSGDDLLLERAIDLANVLSTAFKTGSGLPIGRVDPGTKDEMIRLGTVSLAEVGSMSLELIRLAQITKDRKWFDLAQRAMDYIHERVIPRGTHSPLVPMWFQPDAPLNTPMNGGLTFGGLADSYYEYLIKTYKLLGASEVSQVWRDVYERSIDKAKEILYVDIDIVPGRDILAVGKLENGRLIPELEHLTCFIGAMLGLGAKLLNRPGDMRDAERVTASCYWLSADTPTGLQPEVVEWYAPHETSVMYENVSISGGGKYHPLVYNEKVFKGRDGMHRDRNGVLRWNEDNEPVLFADREKKKDPETPIKYGQRLKGTPTGARKVSTRGLNRPETIESIFYMYRITGDRKWQEKGWKMFTSWMNTSTVDGGFSSVEDVTVSPVRFSDNMESFALAETFKYHFLLQSEPDVLSLDNYVLNTEAHPFLTNPKLDPKAHTSHTRFWSPPSSQDLGVRAQGTNVQKYARLEVIERASSPFRPPPPQNAPGGGGGRGMGGGGGKPGVIPELPPEVLKNRIN; encoded by the exons ATGGGTCGCTCTCTTTCCCCCAAGCCTACAGGCCGCACCATGCCGTACACGCCCGCCTAtccttcctcgtcctcaGATCCTGAGAAAGGCCTTCCCGCCTCCCCTTCCTCACTGGCCCGCCATATGCTTGTGCCCAGGAAGCCAAGATGGATTCTGGGCGGCTTGTTCATATGCGGGGTGGTCTTGTACTATATGAACAGTAACAGACACGAAAAGACATGGGGTCCTGGCGGATCGTGGGATGCGGAAGGTGATGATTCGATGGCCGGTTGGGAACCCACGGATGACAAAAATGAGCCCCTCATATATAGCGACTACATTGTCGACGACCAGGGGAACCACTTTATCAAGGGATGGCAACAGCCCATCACTCCCATACACCCGGATGTCGACCTCCTTCCACGCGCCCCTTCCATCTTCCCCTATCTCAACGTCTCCGAGTCCGAACAGCCCGAAGAGAAGATATTTCCCGAGTCGGATCTTCGTCAGATCATCTCCGAGCCTCCAGAACTCCCTGAAGAGCAGTCCAATAGCATGCCAGAGGGTACATGGTCCCAAAAATGGAGTGGACCAGAGGTCTGGGATCAGCCCAGAAGAGAGATGAAAAGAGTCCAGTGGGAAGGGTTCGCCGGTGGAAGGGATCGCTGGGAAAGCGAGAATGAAAGAAAGGTCagggaggaaagaaaggaCGCGGTGAAGAGAGGTTTTAAACATGCCTGGGAAGCTTATAAACGCCATGCTTGGG GACATGATGAAATCAGACCGGTTTCGTTAACGGCTTCAGATCCCTTCAATGG CTGGGGAGCTACCATTGTCGACTCTCTTGACACGTTGCTTCTTATGGGCTTTTCAAATGAATACAATCTCTGTCGCCCACATATTAATCAGCTCAATTTCCATTGGGTTAATGGGCGTGACTGGAGCGCAGGATATGTTTCGGAGGATTTAAGCGGCAGCGGTGAGGTGTTTGCTCTCAACCGTGATAAATCTGTCCGTCTACCTGTATTTGAGACCGGCATCAGGTATCTTGGCGGTCTTCTTGGAGCATATGACCTTTCCGGCGatgatcttcttcttgaaAGGGCTATCGATCTAGCAAATGTTCTCAGCACTGCTTTCAAGACAGGTTCAGGACTACCGATCGGCCGAGTGGACCCTGGTACGAAAGATGAGATGATTCGACTCGGCACTGTTTCCTTGGCCGAAGTGGGCAGTATGTCGCTTGAGCTCATTCGGTTGGCTCAAATAACAAAAGATCGTAAATGGTTTGATCTCGCACAAAGAGCGATGGACTATATCCATGAACGAGTTATCCCCCGCGGCACCCATTCTCCTCTGGTTCCCATGTGGTTCCAGCCCGATGCTCCTTTGAACACTCCGATGAATGGCGGTCTCACCTTTGGCGGCCTTGCCGATTCTTATTACGAGTACCTCATCAAGACGTACAAACTTTTGGGCGCTAGCGAAGTTTCGCAAGTGTGGCGAGATGTATACGAACGCTCGATCGACAAGGCCAAGGAGATCCTGTATGTCGACATTGACATTGTACCCGGCCGCGATATCCTAGCAGTTGGTAAGCTTGAGAACGGGAGACTCATTCCAGAGCTCGAACATCTCACATGCTTCATCGGCGCCATGCTCGGTCTCGGAGCAAAACTTTTGAACAGGCCCGGGGATATGCGGGATGCGGAGAGAGTCACAGCGTCGTGCTATTGGCTCTCAGCAGATACGCCAACTGGTCTTCAACCTGAAGTCGTCGAATGGTATGCTCCCCATGAGACTTCGGTCATGTACGAGAATGTTTCAATCTCTGGGGGCGGTAAATACCACCCCCTGGTCTATAACGAGAAGGTTTTTAAAGGCAGAGATGGGATGCACAGGGATAGAAACGGTGTCTTGAGGTGGAATGAAGACAATGAGCCTGTCTTGTTCGCCGATCGcgagaagaaaaaggatCCAGAAACACCTATCAAGTATGGCCAAAGACTAAAAGGCACGCCCACCGGCGCCAGAAAAGTGTCGACCCGAGGCCTCAACCGACCCGAGACCATCGAGTCGATATTTTACat GTATCGCATCACTGGCGATCGTAAATGGCAAGAGAAGGGCTGGAAGATGTTCACATCATGGATGAACACCTCCACGGTGGATGGGGGATTTAGTAGTGTTGAAGATGTCACAGTCTCGCCTGTGAGGTTCAGTGACAACATGGAAAGCTTTGCTCTGGCCGAAACGTTCAA GTATCATTTCCTACTTCAATCAGAGCCGGATGTTCTTTCTTTAGATAACTATGTGCTCAACACGG AGGCCCATCCTTTCCTGACCAACCCCAAGCTTGATCCCAAAGCTCACACGTCTCACACTCGCTTCTGGTCACCTCCTTCTTCGCAGGATCTTGGGGTGCGAGCTCAAGGTACTAATGTCCAAAAATATGCGCGTCTTGAGGTCATTGAGCGGGCTTCATCGCCTTTCCgtcctccccctcctcaGAATGCTCCaggaggaggtggtggaagaggaatgggaggaggaggaggaaaacCTGGCGTTATTCCGGAACTCCCTCCAGAGGTTTTAAAAAATAGAATCAATTAG